The following proteins are encoded in a genomic region of Neisseria perflava:
- a CDS encoding LPS-assembly protein LptD translates to MARLFSLKPLVLALIMGFGATAVRAEDASVPQAEDYTPAHAAESKPAKTGQSEADPLSLGSTCLFCDHEDAKPAETAEIKRSGEPALPADYTRINADKIEGQTQVGVRAEGDVIVERNADVLNADWAQYDQAADTVTAGDRFTLYQNGSTVSGDQLVYNLKNQTGSGTAVRLNTEQGGRRLQSVSEKAELKGKGLYKLINTKFNTCSPGDASWYIQAQSIEADESTGIGVAKHASLVFGGVPVLYTPWADFPINGNRKSGLLVPTIATGSDGLELSLPYYFNLAPNLDATIRPGIISKRGVQLGGQVRYLQPNYSGEVDGDWMPNDQKSVHNNRYQFKWKHQQQLNSKISGGINYNQVSDDDYYRDFYGREDIARNVNLDRQAWLNYSDKLLGGSFDGSLRVQKYQTLANQDGYKDEPYAIMPRLTGRWQSHLGKAQLNVFGQFTRFDHDTKQDGSRVVLYPSVKWDFHNQWGYIRPKVGVHATYYSLNSFNGQSSRNVSRVLPIINVDSGLTFERRARLFGGEYLQTLEPRLFYNYIPTKSQNDLPNFDSSENSFTYSQLFRENLYSGNDRINSANSLTLATQSRILNPNTGAELFRAGIGQKFYFKNDNVLPDGSVSRYPRSQSDWVAFAHGNITPSIRIDLDIHYNQNQSRAESYAAGIAYNPEPGKVLSARYKYGRNERIYLQANGDYFYDRLSQIDLAAQWPLSKNLYAVARYNYEIEAKKPLEMLIGAEYKSNCGCWIASLVGQRYVTGENSHKNAVFFNLQLKDLSNIGNNPFEKLRLAIPGYSKTNEVVKQ, encoded by the coding sequence TTGGCTCGTTTATTTTCACTCAAACCCTTGGTACTCGCCTTAATTATGGGCTTTGGCGCAACAGCCGTGCGCGCGGAAGATGCTTCTGTTCCGCAGGCGGAAGACTATACCCCTGCCCACGCCGCCGAATCCAAACCGGCAAAAACCGGCCAAAGCGAAGCCGATCCGCTTTCTTTGGGCAGCACTTGCCTGTTTTGCGACCACGAAGATGCCAAGCCGGCCGAAACCGCCGAAATCAAACGCAGCGGCGAACCTGCCCTGCCTGCCGATTACACCCGCATCAACGCCGATAAAATAGAAGGCCAGACCCAAGTCGGCGTCCGTGCCGAAGGCGACGTCATTGTCGAGCGCAATGCCGATGTTCTCAACGCCGATTGGGCGCAATACGACCAAGCCGCCGATACCGTTACCGCCGGCGACCGCTTTACCCTGTATCAAAACGGTTCGACCGTATCCGGCGACCAATTGGTTTACAACCTCAAAAACCAAACTGGTTCCGGCACTGCCGTGCGCCTCAATACCGAGCAAGGCGGCCGCCGCCTTCAAAGTGTCAGCGAAAAAGCCGAACTCAAAGGCAAAGGCCTCTACAAACTCATCAATACCAAATTCAACACCTGTTCGCCCGGCGATGCCAGCTGGTATATCCAAGCGCAAAGCATCGAAGCCGATGAATCGACAGGCATCGGCGTGGCCAAACACGCTTCGCTGGTATTCGGCGGCGTACCCGTCCTCTACACGCCTTGGGCAGACTTCCCCATCAACGGCAACCGCAAAAGCGGCCTGCTCGTTCCGACCATTGCCACCGGTTCAGACGGCCTTGAGCTGAGCCTGCCCTACTACTTCAACCTTGCGCCGAATTTGGATGCCACCATCCGCCCGGGCATCATCAGTAAACGCGGCGTGCAATTGGGCGGCCAAGTGCGTTATCTGCAACCAAATTACAGCGGCGAAGTCGATGGCGACTGGATGCCCAACGACCAAAAAAGCGTCCACAACAACCGCTACCAGTTCAAATGGAAACACCAGCAGCAGCTGAACAGCAAAATCAGCGGCGGCATCAACTACAACCAAGTTTCCGACGACGATTACTACCGCGACTTCTACGGCCGTGAAGACATCGCACGCAACGTCAACCTCGACCGTCAGGCATGGCTCAATTACAGCGACAAATTGTTGGGCGGCAGCTTTGACGGCTCGTTGCGCGTACAAAAATACCAAACGCTGGCCAACCAAGACGGCTATAAAGACGAACCTTATGCCATCATGCCCCGTCTGACCGGCCGTTGGCAAAGCCATCTCGGCAAAGCGCAACTCAACGTGTTCGGCCAATTTACCCGTTTTGACCACGATACCAAGCAAGACGGCAGCCGCGTGGTACTCTACCCGAGCGTCAAATGGGACTTCCACAACCAATGGGGCTACATCCGGCCTAAAGTCGGCGTACACGCCACTTATTACAGCCTCAACAGCTTCAACGGCCAAAGCAGCCGCAATGTCAGCCGCGTCCTGCCGATCATCAACGTCGACAGCGGCCTGACTTTCGAGCGCAGGGCCCGTCTATTCGGCGGAGAATACCTGCAAACGCTCGAACCGCGCCTGTTTTACAACTACATTCCGACCAAGTCCCAAAACGACCTGCCCAATTTCGACAGCTCCGAAAACAGCTTTACCTATTCGCAGCTGTTCCGCGAAAACCTGTATTCCGGCAACGACCGCATCAATTCGGCCAACAGCCTGACGCTGGCCACACAAAGCCGCATCCTCAACCCCAACACCGGTGCGGAACTCTTCCGTGCAGGTATCGGCCAGAAGTTTTACTTCAAAAACGACAACGTCCTGCCTGACGGCAGCGTCAGCCGTTATCCACGCAGCCAATCCGACTGGGTAGCCTTTGCACACGGCAACATTACCCCGAGCATCCGCATCGACTTGGACATCCACTACAACCAAAACCAAAGCCGTGCCGAAAGCTACGCCGCAGGGATTGCCTACAACCCCGAACCTGGCAAAGTCTTAAGCGCGCGCTATAAATACGGACGCAACGAGCGCATCTATCTGCAAGCCAACGGCGACTATTTCTACGACAGGCTCAGCCAAATCGACCTTGCCGCCCAATGGCCATTGAGTAAAAACCTGTACGCCGTTGCCCGTTACAACTACGAAATCGAAGCCAAAAAACCGCTGGAAATGCTCATCGGTGCAGAATACAAAAGCAACTGCGGCTGCTGGATCGCAAGCTTGGTCGGCCAACGATATGTTACCGGCGAAAACAGCCACAAAAACGCCGTATTCTTCAACCTCCAACTCAAAGACTTGAGCAATATCGGCAACAACCCATTCGAAAAACTCCGCTTAGCCATCCCCGGTTACAGCAAAACCAACGAGGTAGTCAAACAATGA
- the amgK gene encoding N-acetylmuramate/N-acetylglucosamine kinase AmgK, with protein sequence MQRQTELQNWLESVYPNQPFELSFAAADADFRRYFRATFSDGQTVICMDAPPEKMSVAPYLKVQKLFNMVNVPQVLHVDEALGFMVLNDLGNTTFLTAMNQENSETAHKALLLEAIDELIELQKASQPGKLPEYDREVMLREINLFPEWFVAKELGRELTFKQRQLWQQTVDTLLPPLLAQPKVYVHRDFIVRNLMLAKGRPGVLDFQDALYGPISYDLVSLLRDAFIEWEEEFVLDLVIRYWEKARAAELPVPAEFDEFYRWFEWMGVQRHLKVAGIFARLYYRDGKDKYRPEIPRFLNYLRRVSRRYNDLAPLYALLVELVGDDELETGYTF encoded by the coding sequence ATGCAACGACAAACCGAATTACAAAACTGGCTGGAGTCTGTTTACCCGAACCAGCCGTTTGAATTGAGCTTTGCGGCAGCCGATGCCGACTTCCGCCGTTATTTCCGTGCGACGTTTTCAGACGGCCAAACCGTCATCTGTATGGACGCGCCTCCTGAGAAGATGAGTGTTGCGCCTTATTTGAAAGTGCAAAAACTGTTTAATATGGTTAATGTGCCGCAAGTGCTTCATGTGGATGAAGCGTTGGGCTTTATGGTGTTGAACGATTTGGGCAACACCACATTCCTGACCGCCATGAATCAGGAAAACAGCGAAACCGCCCACAAAGCCCTGCTGCTCGAAGCCATCGACGAACTGATCGAGCTGCAAAAAGCCAGCCAACCCGGCAAACTGCCGGAATACGACCGCGAAGTCATGCTGCGCGAGATTAACTTGTTCCCCGAATGGTTTGTGGCCAAAGAATTGGGCCGCGAGCTGACCTTCAAGCAACGCCAGTTGTGGCAGCAAACCGTCGATACGCTGCTGCCGCCCCTGTTGGCGCAGCCCAAAGTGTATGTCCACCGCGACTTTATCGTCCGCAACCTGATGCTGGCAAAAGGCCGCCCGGGCGTGTTGGACTTCCAAGACGCGCTTTACGGCCCGATTTCCTATGATTTGGTGTCGCTGCTGCGCGATGCGTTTATCGAATGGGAAGAAGAATTTGTATTGGACTTGGTCATCCGTTACTGGGAAAAAGCACGCGCTGCCGAGTTGCCCGTGCCTGCCGAGTTTGACGAGTTCTACCGCTGGTTTGAATGGATGGGCGTACAACGCCATTTGAAAGTGGCCGGTATTTTTGCCCGCCTGTACTACCGCGACGGCAAAGATAAATACCGCCCTGAAATCCCGCGCTTCTTGAACTATTTGCGCCGCGTATCCCGCCGTTACAACGATTTGGCGCCGCTTTATGCGTTGCTGGTCGAATTGGTCGGCGATGACGAATTGGAAACAGGCTATACCTTCTAA